Proteins co-encoded in one Flavobacterium sp. M31R6 genomic window:
- a CDS encoding glycosyltransferase family 2 protein: MTNSNAKKLSVLIITLNEEEHLKALLSDLDFADEIIIVDSFSTDGTEIVAKTFPKVTFTQNKFENFSAQRNFAISQAKNDWILFLDADEVLTPELKQEIIETLQNNQTYVAYFFERIFMFENTVLKYSGNQTDKIFRLFDKKSARYDEKRLVHEKLIVDGEIGFLKNKLIHHSYSSYQDYQEKIIFYGKFKAQEKFIKKVKPTLLHQFFHPSYNFLYNYFIRLGFLDGKKGIIICYLNAYSIVIRYKELKKLWKQNQNLTSKT, from the coding sequence ATGACAAATAGCAATGCTAAAAAATTGTCTGTGTTAATTATAACTTTAAATGAAGAAGAACATTTAAAAGCTTTATTATCAGATTTAGATTTTGCAGATGAAATAATAATTGTCGATTCGTTTAGTACCGATGGAACAGAAATTGTTGCAAAAACTTTTCCTAAAGTAACGTTTACACAAAATAAATTTGAAAATTTTTCCGCACAAAGAAATTTTGCAATCTCACAAGCCAAAAATGACTGGATTCTGTTTCTTGATGCCGACGAGGTTTTAACGCCTGAATTAAAGCAGGAAATTATAGAAACACTACAAAACAACCAAACTTATGTAGCTTACTTTTTTGAAAGAATTTTTATGTTTGAGAATACTGTTTTAAAGTATAGTGGTAATCAAACGGACAAAATATTCCGCCTTTTCGATAAAAAATCAGCAAGATATGATGAAAAAAGATTGGTTCACGAAAAACTAATCGTTGACGGTGAAATTGGTTTTTTAAAAAATAAACTAATTCACCATTCCTATTCAAGTTACCAGGACTACCAGGAAAAGATTATTTTTTACGGAAAATTCAAAGCACAAGAAAAATTCATAAAAAAAGTAAAGCCAACATTATTACATCAATTTTTCCATCCCAGCTATAATTTTCTGTACAACTATTTCATCAGATTAGGATTCCTTGATGGCAAAAAAGGGATAATCATTTGTTACCTAAACGCTTATTCCATAGTTATTCGATACAAAGAGTTAAAAAAACTATGGAAACAAAATCAGAATCTTACTTCCAAAACTTAA
- a CDS encoding Kdo domain containing protein produces the protein MSHIINSKFTSKSTEIDSYIRDFKTTGKIFGDGKRNIIKLFELEDIIVNIKSFKIPNLINKIAYRYFRKSKARRSFEYATLLLEKGIGTPQPIAYLENYNWIGLKDSYYASEHLQCDLTYRELVEIPTYPDHENILRQFTRFSYSLHQKGIEFKDHSPGNTLIKKSIEGQYDFFLVDLNRMNFHEKMSFELRMKNLCRLTPVKEMVAVMSNEYAKVSGEPEDLIFETLWRYTADFQERFHRKKRLKKKLKFWK, from the coding sequence ATGTCTCATATTATAAATTCAAAATTTACTTCAAAATCTACTGAAATCGATAGTTATATTCGTGATTTCAAAACTACAGGAAAAATCTTTGGTGACGGAAAAAGAAATATCATTAAATTATTTGAACTTGAAGATATAATTGTTAATATCAAATCTTTCAAAATCCCAAATTTGATTAACAAGATTGCTTACAGGTATTTTAGAAAGTCTAAAGCAAGACGTTCTTTTGAATATGCAACTCTTTTATTGGAAAAAGGAATTGGAACGCCGCAACCTATTGCTTATTTAGAGAATTATAATTGGATAGGATTGAAAGACAGTTATTATGCCAGTGAGCATCTACAATGTGATTTGACCTATAGAGAATTAGTGGAAATCCCAACTTATCCAGACCATGAAAATATTCTACGCCAGTTTACTCGCTTTTCTTATTCTTTGCATCAAAAGGGGATTGAGTTTAAAGATCATTCTCCAGGGAATACATTAATTAAAAAGAGTATTGAAGGACAGTATGATTTCTTTTTGGTTGATTTGAATAGAATGAATTTTCATGAAAAAATGTCGTTTGAATTGCGAATGAAAAATCTTTGCCGATTAACACCGGTAAAAGAAATGGTAGCCGTAATGAGCAATGAATATGCAAAAGTATCAGGTGAGCCTGAAGATTTGATATTTGAAACTCTTTGGCGATATACTGCTGATTTTCAAGAGAGATTTCACAGGAAGAAAAGATTGAAGAAGAAACTTAAGTTTTGGAAGTAA
- a CDS encoding glycosyltransferase family 2 protein has translation MTTQEKHDVAVILINYNSSEHSINCIHSILKNTSDRLNFQIIITDNASEEKDYLNLKKFCDQENNPNIKLYRSNINTGFGGGNMHGVQFANANYLAFLNNDTLLLNDCLSILKKFLEENKNTGIVGGQAYKEDGTFMLCSDHFASPYTEIFGKKILEKLNPKKYPKSKRLYDNPTRVNYITGSFMFMRTEDFNEIGGFDTNIFLYHEESDLCKRLLNISKLAYLIPDAKFIHLHGVSTTQSIAIKKELKISLLYVIQKHYGFWAHKIVLVFLTIKYFFSGIIKSKNRALFMLVLNGAPLTKSLKQIQKIKQVN, from the coding sequence ATGACAACGCAAGAAAAACACGACGTAGCTGTAATCTTAATAAACTATAATTCAAGCGAACACAGTATTAATTGTATTCATTCGATACTTAAAAATACATCTGATAGGTTAAATTTTCAAATCATCATCACAGACAATGCCTCTGAAGAAAAAGACTACTTAAATTTAAAGAAATTTTGCGATCAAGAAAACAACCCTAACATAAAATTATATCGCAGTAATATTAACACTGGTTTTGGAGGAGGAAATATGCACGGTGTACAATTTGCGAATGCTAATTATTTAGCCTTTTTAAACAACGACACATTGTTGCTGAATGATTGTCTTTCCATATTAAAAAAATTCTTGGAAGAAAACAAGAACACTGGTATAGTTGGAGGCCAAGCCTATAAAGAAGACGGAACATTTATGCTTTGTTCAGATCATTTTGCATCCCCTTATACTGAGATTTTTGGAAAAAAGATACTAGAAAAATTAAATCCTAAAAAATATCCTAAAAGCAAGAGACTTTACGACAATCCTACACGAGTAAACTATATAACAGGAAGTTTTATGTTTATGAGAACTGAGGACTTCAATGAAATTGGAGGATTTGATACAAATATCTTTTTATATCATGAAGAATCTGATTTATGTAAAAGATTACTCAATATATCCAAATTGGCCTATTTAATACCTGATGCAAAATTTATTCATTTACATGGTGTTAGCACCACACAATCTATTGCTATCAAGAAAGAGTTAAAAATATCTCTATTATATGTAATTCAAAAACATTACGGTTTTTGGGCACATAAAATAGTTTTGGTTTTTCTTACCATTAAATATTTTTTTAGTGGCATAATAAAATCTAAAAACAGAGCTCTTTTCATGTTAGTTTTAAATGGAGCCCCTTTGACTAAATCTTTAAAACAAATTCAAAAAATCAAACAAGTTAATTAA